GCAACGCAATCGACGGGCAGCTGCACAATGGCAGCACGTGGCGTCTCCTGCGTCACCTGTTGGGGGAAACGCACGGCAAGTCTGCTCAACGTGCCAACCTGCAGCGCCTTCTACACAAGGAACGGGCTACCACGAGTGATCAACAGATCGTGACACGCCTGCTAGACAAGTACTTCCCTCAACGACCCGATGTCCAACACGGAGATTACACCGGCAAGCCAAACGCGACGCTCGATGAAGAATTTCACGAGTCAGAGATCCGCGCAGCTCTACACGACCTTAATGGCAAATCAGCACCTGGTCCTGACAAGGTTACAAACAAGACTCTACGAAACCTTGATGATGTCTCGATCACCGCTCTCACGACATACGTCAACAAATGCTGGCGAGTGGGTCGCATCCCAGATGCGTGGAAACGCTCTAAGGCAgtcctgataccgaagccaggcaagccgtccagcctggatcacttgcggcccatttccctcacatcctgcgttggcaaggttatggagcatgcgttCCTCACCCGTATCAACCGCCACCTCGAGGACACTGGAGCCTACCCATCCACTATGGTGGGCTTCCGGTCACATCTCTCCACTCAAGACGTTATGCTCCAGCTCTACCACCAGATCATCAACGACCCAACTAGTGGCACCCGCGCCATCCTTggtctcgatatggaaaaggcattcgacaatgtatCACATGCAGCAATCCTGAGCCGAATTAACAAGCTCAACATGGGCGAGCGCAGCTATAACTACATCAGAGACTTCCTGTCGTGCCGCACAGTCACCCTCGCAGTCGACAGCATGACATCCCACGAACATGCACtaggaagcgccggcactcctcaagggtcggtcatatccccgctccttttcaacctcgtgatgctgggtctcccggcctgccttgacgagattgacggcctccatcactccttgtatgcagacgacatcaccctgtgggtcgacaagggcagtgacggtcagatagaaggcaccttacaagcagcagtctctgcaatagaaacctacctccaagacacgggtctccgactatctccactcaaatcggaactgctcctctaccgcccgcgccgccggcccaagcctaccggcgaatcacgccaatgtgaggaaaTACTCCTGTATACGCAAGACGGCTCCTGTATTCCCCGAGTCCCGAAGATACGCATTCTTGGCATGCATATAGCAGCCAACGGGTCAAACGCAGAAGCTATTCGCAGGATTCAAGGCAAGGTTACAGCGGCTACCCGCCTGatcaaacgcattacaaacaagcacacgggcgtgaaggaggacagcgtcatgcgcctcatacactccttcgcaatcagtcacattacttatgtggctgccttccacaactggaatgtcaccgaaagggagaaactgaacacccttatacgcaagacttacaagatcgcccttggcttaccggagtccacgagcacttctcgtctgctacagctgggggtatacaacacgcttgaggaaatcgtggatgcgcaaagagcctcccaactcgaacgcatgtccctgacagccacgggtcggtacatcctgcagaaactaggcttcaattaccatgtccaacacggtcagaaacaggccattccacccgaaatcagcgacacgctgatcgtcgcccctatccctcgaaacatgcaccccgaacataacgggggccgacgccaggcccgtgccaaggcactgctggcctcctttggtgggaagacgactacgcgcttcgtagacgcggcagagtacacacaagaacaccggtttacggcggtagtcatagacgttaactcccggcttactcacgcgtgtagtgtcagcacggaatacccagatacagcggaagaggttgcgattgcgcttgcgcttaccgaccccttctgcgaggtagttcttagcgactcacaatccgcagttcgtaactacgcgcgggggcgcattgcctccgaagctcttcagatcctaaggaaagctggtcgacagcacttcgatagcaccgcaatcatgtggttcccagcgcacgtcgccacccccaccgacgagggcccccctaacttgaatgaggtggcacaccgctctgcgcgagaactgactcgccgcgcagagtctgagacagcctcttcgagttcggacctcctggtgcgaaacacgcgagaacgcttagtaagTTATAacgatatcaccaagcactaccagttaggcaggaggatattgcccccacctcaccccaaactgaaacgttgccaggcagtcgtctggcgacaactgcagacacacaccttcctcagtccggtgcgattgcagcacattttccccacgcaatacccgagtgctatttgcaaattatgtcaggcaactagagcgacactctcacacatgttgtgggagtgtcctgttatagcagcgaaaatggcagtagctccggaggctcttgcgtcgaagtgggccgccgctctgcgcagctccaacctcaagacacaagagtgggcagtccagcgggcccgggaggcggcgacgaggcaaggcctcgaagtcccctcatgggagacctgagcccgggtcattaaacttcgccggatttgaataaagttgtttccatccatgttagaagagcagctgttcccacaagtagcagtcaatgtctctagcaagattatattctgccgttgccaggcatgcaaaaaggcatcacgaaatggttaactggcttccatgaaaagcaacacgtttagtcgctcggtgtagaaccaaaaaagaataatatcgtattccaacatcgtttaacaaatacctgctacgtgtcgtgtggcatctcgatcacatgatgatatatttctatggcgaagacgttgacgccgtggcggctccgcttagcagatgcactgttagaagtgcagctgttcccacacgtagcagtcaatgtctgtagcaagattatattctgcagttgccaggcatgcaaaaaggcatcacgaaatggttaactggcttccatgaaaagcaacatgttaagtcgctcggtgtacaaccaaaaatgaataatatcgtattccaacatcgtttaacaaatacctgctacgtgtcgtgtggcatctcgatcacatgatgatatatttctatggcgaagacgttgacgccgtggcggctccgcttagcagatgcactgttagaagtgcagctgttcccacacgtagcagtcaatgtctctagcaagattatattctgccgttgccaggcatgcaaaaaggcatcacgaaatggttaactggcttccatgaaaagcaacacgttaagtcgctcggtgtacaaccaacaatgaataatatcgttttccaacatcgtttaacaaaaatctgctatgtgtcgtgtggcagatcaatcacatgatgatatatttctatggcgaagacgttgacgccgtggcggctccgcttagcagatgcactgttagaagagcagctgttcccacacgtagcagtcaatgtctctagcaagattatattctgccgttgccaggcatgcaaaaacgcatcacgcaatggttaactggctacgaagaaaagcaacacgttaagtcactcggtgtacaaccaacaatgaataatatcgttttccaacatcgtttaacaaaaatctgctatgtgtcgtgtggcagatcaatcacatgatgatatatttctatggcgaagacgttgacgccgtggcggctccgcttagcagatgcactgttagaagagcagctgttcccacacgtagcagtcaatgtctctagcaagattatattctgccgttgccaggcatgcaaaaacgcatcacgcaatggttaactggctacgaagaaaagcaacacgttaagtcactcggtgtacaaccaaaaatgaataatatcgtattccaacatcgtttaacaaatacctgctacgtgtcgtgtggcatctcgatcacatgatgatatatttctatggcgaagacgttgacgccgtggcggctccgcttagcagatgcactgttagaagagcagctgttcccacacgtagcagtcaatgtctctagcaagattatattctgccgttgccaggcatgcaaaaaggcatcacgaaatggttaactggcttccatgaaaagcaacatgtttagtcgctcggtgtagaaccaaaaatgaataatatcgtattccaacatcgtttaacaaatacctgctacgtgtcgtgtggcatctcgatcacatgatgatatatttctatggcgaagacgttgacgccgtggcggctccgcttagcagatgcactgttagaagtgcagctgttcccacacgtagcagtcaatgtctgtagcaagattatattctgccgttgccaggcatgcaaaaaggcatcacgaaatggttaactggcttccatgaaaagcaacatgtttagtcgctcggtgtagaaccaaaaatgaataatatcgtattccaacatcgtttaacaaatacctgctacgtgtcgtgtggcatctcgatcacatgatgatatatttctatggcgaagacgttgacgccgtggcggctccgcttagcagatgcactgttagaagatgcagctgttcccacacgtagcagtcaatgtctctagcaagattatattctgccgttgccaggcatgcaaaaaggcatcacgaaatggttaactggcttccatgaaaagcaacatgtttagtcgctcggtgtagaaccaaaaatgaataatatcgtattccaacatcgtttaacaaatacctgctacgtgtcgtgtggcatctcgatcacatgatgatatatttctatggcgaagacgttgacgccgtggcggctccgcttagcagatgcactgttagaagtgcagctgttcccacacgtagcagtcaatgtctgtagcaagattatattctgccgttgccaggcatgcaaaaaggcatcacgaaatggttaactggcttccatgaaaagcaacatgtttagtcgctcggtgtagaaccaaaaatgaataatatcgtattccaacatcgtttaacaaatacctgctacgtgtcgtgtggcatctcgatcacatgatgatatatttctatggcgaagacgttgacgccgtggcggctccgcttagcagatgcactgttagaagtgcagctgttcccacacgtagcagtcaatgtctgtagcaagattatattctgccgttgccaggcatgcaaaaaggcatcacgaaatggttaactggcttccatgaaaagcaacatgtttagtcgctcggtgtagaaccaaaaatgaataatatcgtattccaacatcgtttaacaaatacctgctacgtgtcgtgtggcatctcgatcacatgatgatatatttctatggcgaagacgttgacgccgtggcggctccgcttagcagatgcactgttagaagagcagctgttcccacacgtagcagtcaatgtctctagcaagattatattctgccgttgccaggcatgcaaaaacgcatcacgcaatggttaactggctacgaagaaaagcaacacgttaagtcgctcggtgtacaaccaaaaatgaataatatcgtattccaacatcgtttaacaaatacctgctacgtgtcgtgtggcatctcgatcacatgatgatatatttctatggcgaagacgttgacgcc
This region of Dermacentor silvarum isolate Dsil-2018 chromosome 5, BIME_Dsil_1.4, whole genome shotgun sequence genomic DNA includes:
- the LOC119454482 gene encoding uncharacterized protein LOC119454482, with translation MVIETRIPQAGTPPPPKVFKWTDWDKFRKQRVEQRGEETIDNIEAWMETLNDDMNRATQTVTPEVQVDKIDSRLAHLWEAKTSLYARWKKQRHNRKLRKKIALINRQLEEHCRTLSRQQWYDICNAIDGQLHNGSTWRLLRHLLGETHGKSAQRANLQRLLHKERATTSDQQIVTRLLDKYFPQRPDVQHGDYTGKPNATLDEEFHESEIRAALHDLNGKSAPGPDKVTNKTLRNLDDVSITALTTYVNKCWRVMEHAFLTRINRHLEDTGAYPSTMVGFRSHLSTQDVMLQLYHQIINDPTSGTRAILGLDMEKAFDNVSHAAILSRINKLNMGERSYNYIRDFLSCRTVTLAVDSMTSHEHALGSAGTPQGRTPQQHCTGEGEEGYERDDRDKG